In Candidatus Flexicrinis affinis, the following proteins share a genomic window:
- a CDS encoding helix-turn-helix transcriptional regulator: MTQHIEAVEGAACTPVLAIRLSSAQTDAIAAAFKAIGHPVRMQILDLIAQGGGEVCGCHIERHFDLTQPTISHHLRILRDAGLIESESRGVWVHHRVNRAAMSELQRVLASLADSESKASD; encoded by the coding sequence ATGACACAACATATCGAGGCAGTCGAAGGCGCGGCGTGTACGCCGGTGTTAGCAATACGGCTGTCGTCCGCGCAAACGGACGCGATAGCAGCGGCGTTCAAAGCCATCGGCCATCCGGTTCGAATGCAGATTCTCGATTTGATCGCTCAGGGTGGCGGCGAAGTGTGCGGGTGTCACATCGAACGGCACTTCGACCTTACGCAGCCGACGATATCCCATCACTTGCGTATCCTGCGTGACGCCGGGCTGATCGAATCCGAATCGCGTGGGGTGTGGGTGCATCACCGCGTGAATCGCGCGGCAATGAGCGAACTTCAGCGCGTCCTTGCGTCGCTGGCAGATAGTGAATCCAAAGCCAGTGACTGA
- a CDS encoding thioredoxin family protein, protein MLSIKVLGSGCPNCQRLEQEVRASLEGSGIDFEVTKVTDYSDIASYGILRTPGLVINETVLSVGRIPNRQQILEWANEANQSHN, encoded by the coding sequence ATGTTGTCGATCAAAGTCCTCGGGTCTGGATGTCCCAACTGCCAGCGGCTTGAACAGGAAGTGCGCGCATCGCTCGAAGGCAGCGGTATCGACTTTGAAGTGACCAAAGTGACCGACTACTCGGACATCGCCTCGTACGGAATCTTGCGCACGCCGGGGTTGGTGATCAACGAGACGGTCTTGTCCGTCGGCCGAATCCCGAACCGCCAGCAGATCCTCGAGTGGGCGAACGAAGCCAACCAGTCGCACAACTAA